Genomic segment of Seriola aureovittata isolate HTS-2021-v1 ecotype China chromosome 1, ASM2101889v1, whole genome shotgun sequence:
ACAACAAACAGGCCAATGGATGTTtgatgttggggggggggctctaaTGGAAGGATGAAAGTAGTAAGTAGTAAGTAAAAACTTAGTTACAGTTAATATTTTAACTTTCATACATAATCTGTTAGAAATCCGGTCTTATAACCTTAATTCCttcaaaaagcattttaacaAGATGTTTCCACTTGCAGCTTCGTCTGCGTTTGTCTCTGTGCTTTTCATTTGTGCATCTCATTCTCATTGTTTGTTCACAGTTGTAAGTCTGACATGAGGAGGACTAGAGGACAAGAGGCTGCTCCTGCACAGAGCAACTTTTTATTctatacactgtaaaaacttcTTTGTTTGTTACATTCATATctaaagaaaaattaataaatccATCAACTGGTTTGTTAAAACCGAGGATATTTTTAAAGCTCAGATATCAGATAAgtaatttatcattttcagGCTTTTAAAGTTCCAGGTTAATCATTGAAATGAATCCTCGAGAttcttcagttttttaaatttagtgaTAATCACTGTTTTGCAGTTAATGTCAGTGACACTGATTCACTTGTTGGTCAGAATCAATAGTTAAAAAAGCTGAATGTATGTCAGTGAAACactgcagtttgtttctgtgttgcacagcagcagtgaaattaaacaatgttagtgtgtgtgtgtgtgtgtgtgtgtgtgtgtggtgtgtgtgtgtgtgtgtgtgtgtgtgtgtgtgtgtgtgtgtgagctgttaAAAAGCGCTGAGTGCACGAGGAGAGAGTCAGATTAGATTTGGGTTAGTGTGCAGGGCGGAGCGCCGGGATAATCCCGCCGTTGTTCAGCCCTCTTCTCAGTCAGGATGACCTTCACTGGCCCAGACGGGACGTTAGCAGCTGCAGCTTGTTACAGTCTCTGAGCGGCTGCAGACAAGCTTCACTGAGCCAGAGGCTGTCTGAGCCAACAGCAATTTGTCACTGTGCTGCATCTCACCTGGTAACACACATTATCCTACATAGGACTGTAGTAAATGCTGTGTCCAGCAGATTCAATGATAAAGGATCAGTCTCAATGTGATCTGTTGAATTTAGATAACTCGCTCCACACAACAATCAGCCCACTGCAGTAAACTGTGCTCTCCAAACAGCAAACATACCCATGCAGCTGCAGGATTAGTTTCCAAACCTAACTGTACATTCTCACTgttgacacaaaaaaacaactgtgaaCAAGCAGTACACAAACCTAAATACTCAGttacaaaatcaaaatatacataaagtaccaaatgtaaaaatactcaagtactCATTTGCAAAACAGCAAATTTAAGAATAATCTATATTACATTATTGGATGATGATTATGaattattgatgcattcatgtgctCATCACTTTAATGCTGCAGCTCGTAAAGAGAAGCTAATTTTAACCACTTCATGCGGCAGGGTAACTTTGTCTTATTGTTGATTAGTTTTGTAAAAGtataaattaacataaaaactcaagtgaagtacaagtcattttaaattgtactttAATACAGttgttgaataaatgtacttagGCCCATATTAATGGCATGATTAACATATCTTATCAATCAACTTATCAATGGATAGTACTGGGTTTCTGTAGATAAACAACAGCTGTTCTGATGTTGATGGTCTGATCAGAAAGTCAGGGTAAAAATATTTGTCACATTTGGCTGCTGTCAGGTTTTTCTCTGCAGCGTAACTGATTTAGTagaatgatttgtttttagaCCTGGACCTGTTTACATGCATGTTGGAAAATAGCAGCCAGTGCCAAAACCTTGTACTGTAATTCTTCAGAAGAGCCGCAGTCGGCGGTACAGATTCGCTTTCTAGGAAGTGAGCAACAAACAAGAGGTCAAATAAGAGGTTAGCTGTGGTTCACACTCAGCTAAGAGGCTTGGACTTACAGACCCAGTGAATGAGGACTCTCTCAGAACCTGAGAGCAACAACAGTTGAAAGGTTATTAGTCTGAAGTCTGAGAACACCAGACCCTGCATCTGCACAGCAGAAACATCCTCAGTCTGTCACCTCGTAATTTATATTCATGTAACCAGCTGTCACAACCAAACTCTCACAACCTGTGTTCTGTCCGTGCTCTGTCGAGGGACGACAAGTCTGCAGTAACAATCTACACAgaggtgtatgtgtatgtatgtctgtcTAATAAACAGTCGCTAATGTAAAGCCAGGTAGTatcaagcattttttttccacaccaCCCATTAGCCACCAACAAAGGCAGGAAACGTGAGTCGGTCCACCACTCTGGTCCAGACTCCAGTCTCAAATGTCTCTACAACTACTCGAGGCATCATCATAAAGTTTGGGACAGGCGTTCATGGTCCCAGGAGGATGCATCTCCATGACTGTGGTGACTGACTTTtcaccaccatgaggttgatgTATGTGGTTTTAGGGGAGAGTCTCAACTATCGAGTGCTTTGTCTTGAATCAGACTTCATAATTTTGTCCAATACTTTCACTGGTTCATGACATGGTGGAATTTAACAAAGTACCATTAAGTACTACATTGTGGGTAGTATTTCAGGGGGTGATATTGCAGTTTTCACTTAGTATTAGCTATCATTTTCTACTTTATATCGCctatatattaatgtatatttCCTACACCTGAGGTAAACTAAgcttgcttcttttttttaaacagatttgtatttacattttggGGGTAACATGTTTCattaactggaaaaaaaagtatttatgtatgtttatCTGTAGCCTATAGCATATTcataatgtatgttatgattaCATAAGTGTTAATCATGTAACATCATATGACAAGAataaagagtttttaaaaattctgttgttaaaacaaactgaaatagaGATTTCAGGGCCAAGAACAGTCACTGTTTCACATAATATCTTTAATCTCGCTGTGGATTATTCCCTCCAACATGAGTGGGTGTAAACCAGCACTAAGTCCCTGTGATCAACACGTGTTGCTCTGAGCGGTCCAGGCCGCCGTGGCCCGGCATTCCTGGGGGCCCCTTTCACTCTCAGATAATTACTGCTGCCttgtgggagaggaggaagtgccAAAGaggacaaacaaaagcaaattaGCGGATGCAAATCTCCGCTTGAGCGAAAGCACTCAATCTATGGTTTCAATAGGCTTGCGCAATAACAGTTGGCTGAAATCCAGGccttgtttacaaaaaaaaaggacacaaaaaaTTATCCATTCATTAATCCTCTAGGACTCTTCTTGAGCAAAACTATGGGGTAACGGTTTTTGAccagcattgtttttttttttacctgttttagTGGGTAAATAAAACATTGGGAGTTGTAGATGATTCACATGCAGCTGCAAGTAATAAGAACAATTCTCCTTCCCATAGAAACACAATGTACCCATTCATACATAGATGTGTCATGACTGAGTGCACAACCTGCTCACATAGTTCATAGTAGGACAGACTATTACTAGAGTTCAGATGTCACTTTCTCCACATTcttaaattgaaaaataaatggctgAAGTTTAATGAAAATTTGAAAGATGCTTgagtttttattgatttgacACGAAAATCAATgttgaatattaatattttcgTTGCGATTCTTTTTTGTATTAATTGACTGGTTATTATATGAGTTCACATTACATGACCTACATGCTTTGGGTTTGAGGTACTTGTTCAGATTGCAGGAAATCTTAATACTACAAACTACTGTACAGTTATTTTCAGAATGATGGTTCCAAAGCTTTGTGGCTTGTGATCACTTAAAATGAACCAATGAGCATTGTGAACGCTCATCACAGGTTATGGCCCCCAGTGCATCCACAAGTTGAGACCAGTTGAACGAAagagtgatttttctttcttggatTTGTGCTAATTGAAGAAGCCTGAAGAATGAAAAGTATCCAgtattacacaataaaaaagtaaaaatttgagaaaagtcaaaaaagatgaagaattTTCTGTGATGTACGTTATTGTTTCTAATCCCCTTGATTATCAGATCTATCTTGACCCCTTGGATTGGAAACCAACTGGTTTAAATTACTTTAAGCTTTAACAACTCTGTCGCAACAGTTTGGGAAGGTCCCCACACACAAAGCCAGCTCTATTAAGAAATAATTTCCCCAGTTTGATGTGGAAGAACCCGACCTCATGCTCATCCAACACCTTTGAGATGAACTGGAATAAACCAACTGAGAGTCAGACCTTATCACCAGCATCTGATGCTGTTGTGGCTGAATGAGAGCAAATCTCTGCAGCAAGTTCAACATGAAGGCTGCAGCAGATTAACGTCCAAcaattgtataatttttttatttcctcctttatgCTGATGTTAAACATATTGACCTAACACACAATTAAAATTGACTTGATATTTTTGTGTGGTTGCCCTGAGAGCTACCCATCATGCTTTTATCACCTCACCATCTTGTACCTTCACCAGAAAACAACTGTTGCATCCAGCAGAGTCTCACCTGAGGCCGAAGCCAGTGTCCTGACATCACGTCCCTGAGGCCCTGAGGCCTGAGGCCCGAGGCCCGAGGCCCGAGGCGATGGAAGGCTCCACACAGTCAGACAGCCATCAGTCATAGAGCAGGATGAAGGGGTTGGTGTGATGACAACCACGTCCCTCTGGCCCCATTCCTGCGGCCGCCCATGACCACACACATCTCCTGAGGGATGAAACCACAGACACCTGAGAACACTGATTTGGTTTTCAGTCCTGCTCAGGATTGAAGGCACAGGCAGGTTTCTCTTTCCTTTAATCTGATTACGGTGGATGGATTGAAAAAGCTCAAGCACACGAAAGGGCTGGAAAAGTCTGGAGACAGAGGAAATCTGTTACAGTGGTTGAAGGGCTATTTGCATTAAAGTACTGTAAACCTCTTATAAGAGACAGGAATAGAACGAGTAGGAACACAGAGTGATTCAGTAATCCGGACAGTTAAAAGTCCAAATAATCCATTtattgtctcttttcttttttgcatctCAAAGACAATAACAAGATAGTAGATAAATCAGataaattatattcatatatactATTAAACCTACTGATTAATACTTGATCATTTCAGATTAAAGTCTTGAGTCATGCACTTGACTGACAATAAAGAATTATGTTCAGTTTATAGTTTGATTGCAATTTTAATTTGCAAAGATTTGCACCTTTATCTCTAGGAAATCCCTCATGTCCCACTGTCCTTGTTGGATTTTGAAGTATTTGGTGGATTTTCTCCAAAAGGTTgttctgtgaggctgcagatACTTAAAGGTACTTGTGGGGAAACATGTCAGAATGAGTCAGAATGAATTCTCAAtggaaaaaacttttttgttttgttaagtaGGCAATCCTAGTATTCAGGGCTGGACTGGGACAAAAAAATCGGCCCTGGCAATTTTGGTCCGGGCCGGCCCCCTCTCAATAGGTTGAGCACCACCCACCACACCTCCTTCGCAGTCCCCTTAAATATGCCTACTGTACAGTGTTCATCTAAAATTATTCCTGACCAGTTGTGGGCCTGCAGTTTAACACAGATAACAGTTAtgaattatgttcattttttagacagtttgtttatttatttagcttagTTCTGCAGCCAGCAGAAATGCGTTCAAATTGCACAATCTTGTTTCCATCTCTCGGATTTTGGAAGAAACTTACgctttttacacattttttatttcagttttgaagATAATGAAGATTTGTGTATCAGAAACTAAACACAGTTTTTGTAAagggacattaaaaaaaagattgttacttatttacattttacacacaatcttaatctgaaaagtaactataAATAACTATAGCTGTCAGATAAGTAGCGCaaataaagtagcataaaattgaaatactcaagtaaagtaagTACCTcataaattgtacttaagttcaatagttgagtaaatgtaataaGTAACATTCTACCACAAACAGGACCATATTTAATCgtgataaatattcataaatattattttttaaattaaccaTTTTTCTAAACTATGCTTCACATCCGGTACTACCCCGTTTTCCATCCGACGCTTGAAGGAACCGTTCTTTTTGTTCCGGACTCATTGGAGCAGACATGGCAGCCGAGGGAGACGTCGATTTGGACCTGGAAGCCGAGGAAAACTGCACCGGGAAACCGGCAGAAAAGCCTCGGAAACATGACAGCGGAGCCGCGGATCTGGAGAGAGTCACGGACTACGCGGAGGAGAAGGAAATCTCCAGCTCCGATCTGGAAACGGTGAGAGCTACGTGCTAACGCTAGCCCGGAAACATGCGGCCGCTGCTGACTTCACGGTCCGCAAATCATCCCTGATACCGGCCCCATGAGAAATGTTTAGCTGTTCATGTGTTGTCTTATAAATACCCCTCTCACTTCTActcatttagattttaaaagTCTGTTAGCGTTTGCTTGGTAATTGTGTGGAGAACGGTTAGCTGAGTGGCTAAACAACTAGCTAGCTAatctatgtattttttttcttaataaagtACAATTAGTCTTAAAATTCATTAATACAAGAATTTCATTATAGCTGGAGACCAACAGTGTAGTATACTAATAAACCTAcgacaaaacaaataaacactttaaacaactaaatgaaatgaaataactaTAAAAACCAGTATTACAGTTAAACTGAATGGAATAGAGAATTTCAGAAAATAACTTCAGGGCTTCTCAGCATCACTGTTTTCCAAAATAATCcaaatttatgatttttaatttgtcaagTGTGAAGAAGTTGTCCTTAGTAATATTACTGAATTTTAAGTAATGTAGGTACATCTTTAATtttaatgtgaatgtgtcaACTAATTCAATAAATTCTTTATTACCAGAAGCTTAATTTAACCAGAAGTTGTCAGAGAGATTAAAAATATCTTGTGCACAAGTATCCTGACCAAGAGAAGCAGACGCTTGAACATAAAACACACCATGATCAAGAATACTGATGTTTTAAAGCCcaaaaaaaattgatttcagTTTTATCAAAAGTACCAggttaaaaagtcaaaaattgcATTAACCATGATGttaataattttatataattatcCATTTTTTAAGTGAATGAAAGTGGTAttgaaatgtattcaaaaaGTCCTAAATTGAACTTGTCGAACACTGCAGAAACAATGAAAGCGACATAAATACGAATAACAGTGTTTGTTCTTTCAGGCGATGTCAGTGATCGGAGACAGAAGGTCACGAGAACAGAAAGCCAAACAAGAAAGGTAAGATCAGCGTTGACCGCCTCAGAATGCGTAATGATGTGtaacagcagcatcagctcCTAATTTCTTCCTTGTGCATAGTTCATTAATACTGCAGTTAATCACAGCTCccacacaaaacaaacccacagGATGTGGCTGAGAAGGAAAATAATGTTTGTAATCAGCAGATTGAGGGATTTTTGTAGATTTTTAATCTCATAACATCCTGACATTCAGTCTGAACCATTAAACAAAACgtttcttgtcttgtttttcgCTTTCAGAGAAAAGGAGTTGGCCAAAGTCACCATCAAGAAAGAGGACGTAGAACTAATTGTAAGTTTTTCactcttcagtttttgtttattaatctTCAGGTGATGTTAAAGCCACATCTGTTATTGGTacactacatggccaaaagtatatgGACACTACATTAAATCCATGTGTGATATTGGAACATTTCATACCATGGGCTTTAATCTTCTGCTAACacagcctccactcttcttGGGaggttttttcatgtttttatatcctGGCTGAAGGGATTCAAGGTATCTGTTGgttttgaaaagttttaaaaagcagtgagttcagtttcctcaaaaaaaggccaaaaatgttcatctttcctgctgctgtcacgtgagttataatgtttttgtatgtagTTTCTGGCTGTTGGGAGATGTTCCAAACCTAAAAACTAAAGGTGTGATTGTGACAGTGAATTATGCTGCAGGAGGCTGTTCAATCCGCATTTTGTGGCGTTTCGGTCAGATCCATCAGACCTGCAGCGAACACTGTCGCCACCGCTGCCTCAGTGGCGAGGAAGCTCGTGAGCTCAGAATGGAAAAGCAAAGATTTTACCATGAACTTACATggtattaatataaataataattcttGATTTGTTTATCCATCCACTTTCTGTCTCTTATCTCgatgtcattttaatttaagtaaTTACTAGTATGTAATTTAAATTGatattagagctgcaacgattaattggacagaaaaataatcacacctaatttttttaaaacaaaaatattcacttttccAGCCCGTAATTGGTGAGGATTCACTGCTTACAACAGTAAATTCACTCTTTGGATTGGTTATTTGATGCCATCACCTTGAGAAACTGTGACCTTGTTCACTCTCTTCCATGAAAcgatgaatcaataatgaaactaatcattagttgcaggcCTGTTTTTATGATCAGTTTGTCAATGTAAGCATCTTGTGTCAGTGTTAAAGCTGTAATTTGACtttgtgttgatgttgctgTGCAGATGTCTGAGATGGAGATCTCGAGGGCCGTGGCGGAGCGCAGTCTGAGGGAACACATGGGGAATGTGGTGGAGGCTCTGGTGGCTCTCACCAACTGAACAAACAGCATTTACACAATGGACTgcttcacctttttttttttttaaactgaggCTCATCAAGTCAGTGAGGCTGAACTGATCTCGGTGGTTAAACTGGTGTAATTTTTACCCCAtatccatttctttctttttttttttttttttttttttaaaataaaagttgacCTTTGGCCTGCCTCTTCTTCACCTCTGATTAAATGTCACATAATTTCACTACTAGCTTGAATCTGTGGAAAcgttttaaaaatgatgaaaatacagattttatttgCAAACAAATCAAATTACAACACCTGTACTTCCACATGCAGGAAATCAGCACAAGAGTCTTCAAACTAAATGTTATAAGCTGATATTTACAAAATGACTTTGCTTTAAAACTGAAGGAGGTATCTGAGTGTGACGTGGCTTGTTGACTGTGGATAGAAATCTTCTGG
This window contains:
- the hypk gene encoding huntingtin-interacting protein K; the encoded protein is MAAEGDVDLDLEAEENCTGKPAEKPRKHDSGAADLERVTDYAEEKEISSSDLETAMSVIGDRRSREQKAKQEREKELAKVTIKKEDVELIMSEMEISRAVAERSLREHMGNVVEALVALTN